Proteins encoded by one window of Cheilinus undulatus linkage group 13, ASM1832078v1, whole genome shotgun sequence:
- the dspa gene encoding desmoplakin isoform X2, translating into MSLYGSNQRLHQMGPRSNSRPDLASPSFRNDVFVGGNDVHGDYQGEGYTYTTFTRSSMHGGGGGQKIYVSKGGGGGVSVLAIQQKAMFLTGQCQEFLQQAKMIIQNRGPAGEAERLLNMAAESMDQLSVCGRELQQMRIPNNVFQDLEHFKQLHVFIKQHLVGGLGIRPASVSSLDGGRVFDDAMAWIAQQKRMIEMAPFGDDAESIEKQIMSHSKTHSSIQRSQEVDLARNELRSRGDKYNGTILEQEWDSLQKMSSNRMVQLRELQGIIQEISRAIMWVNGKEEEELVFDWGHKNIDQYIIKKQESYSGLMRDLEEKEKELNKLKLKADGLLNNNHPASDKIEAYMDTLQTQWSWLLQITKCISVHLKENAAYSQFFKDANETYAKLQKEHENIRSKFTCDKGTSLENLNELLKNLEREREQIVEQKRQVQSLVNKSKSIVRLRPRNPEEKSSSPVMVQALCDFKQDQKGIFKGNEGILKDNSQRSKWLVTGPGGLDMMIPSVCLLIPPPNPLSVSLANKNEQYYESIMGIWNQLYINIKSLISWQYCVKDINYINSLTLTMLSKMPPEEYRRIIKSLETHYQEFLLTSQGSDLFEEKDKVTIKGYFDEALVHYDTLVLQLHSANNEEVKPEGKQEEKSEPPKPQPPTPCLTPKITLNLRLLTSLQEIRRRLELAESGLTSHLHIPLGENSVHECTVHIQNLQAVQQDLDSIHNELVLLRVKIKKQLEGIPADSEQAKFLRNEWDIINQKLGGLMGLYSAYSQRLSALQGLLQSLLQAEDIIKVNEARLTEKETSSLDLRELEIQRGTLKQIKSELEQKRDLLTAMESDLKKAMHWNSQISEPFHKCDVDLSKYSDLVGQLSDRWHRIQTQVDSRVWDLEKQEKQLKHYQQGSTSLDQWIDNARKRQDDMQMVKFNDVQTLMDHLNQQKALHTEIKGKKEKVEDVQKNADTCAASIKDYELQLASYSSGLETLLNIPIKSTMLQSPASVVRQEAADLQSNYIELLTRSSDYYKFLGELLKNMEDLKIRNTKIEMLEEELRRLKEDIRDRNQKTKALEDALSRYKLELTQSKDQLISLEEEKRTIVIQLNTARDSLNSTNSQLPDLNDQLMRIKYQLDEEKRSRRLAEERYTSQQEEYEAAVRRRQKEQEELNWAKIDLEKAVKDKERELERLKILLEEEATRRRTAESEISQTSIVAHKSQSQYSELLMEKNSLVTKLKGLEQDRPRMQRLEEELNRIKITLETEVHNKQRLQEEKNNLLKDFNYMKSQFEIRDSQIKQWESDRDKFDRERLSLKNEIERLTRELKSIEERYKSRLFSSEKEAKDLALRRDALEREILRLQQRPSTISRQTQTDEKIPTIDPSKLIFDGVRRKVTAHQLCDCGIISKTTLDQLLKGHKTVDEVAVDIQQSLKGTGVIAGMITGSQGKMPFTEAKHKNLLSPESALMLLEAQAATGYIIDPAFNEKMQVDTACSRGIVDTEDRDILVKAEAASTGFKDPYTGKVLSVGQACKQGHVDKDTAVRLLQAQESVGGIIDPVLSVYLPKDLALDRNLIDEDLYRALNKKPTCYLDPATSQKTNYNDLRNKCSVDPVSGLLLLRGPEKPMTVQGLRDVVPITELIDAGLLDETDAAKLNRGELTCRDIEDKLRSYLYGSTCIAGIYDEAKDRIMPFYQAMKDGLLMRGTTLELLEAQAASGFIVDPVNNVFLTVEEASKRGLIGKEFKNKLLSAEKAVTGYTDPHTGKKISLFQAIEKDLIEKGHGIRLLEAQIASGGIIDPKESHRIDVAVAYKRGYFDEEMNEILTYEGDDTKGFFDPNTKENLTYLQLKDRCITDSKTNLILLPLRDKKKAKKSEESRTNVLRKRRVVIVDPDTGLEMSVREAYHRELIDYDTFLDLSEQECEWEEITITGSDGCARLVIVDRKTGTQYDIQDCLDRKIIDQKSFDKYRAGTLTLTQFADEITSRTSAIEMAISASNVDDIVTCSSPIQAAPSSPTVRKRFNSISITVSPPEMFDDQSPVAAIFDTETLEKITIPEALRRGIVDTLTAQRLLEAQVCTGGIINPATGERLSLQDAVHQSIIDESMASKLKPALKAYVGFEDVKVKRKMSAAEAVKETWLPYDAGQRFLEFQYLTGGLIDPTTGSRITIEEAISKGWLDGRGAQKLQDTRNHQKNLTCPKTKLKISYKEAMDSCMVEESNGMKMLQASSISSKGISSPYNVSNPGSRSGSRAGSRTGSRSGSRRGSVDYSSSYSMSFSTTSTSHSSSSHF; encoded by the exons CGCATGATCGAGATGGCTCCATTTGGTGATGACGCTGAATCCATAGAGAAGCAAATCATGAGCCACAGCAAAACCCACAGCTCCATCCAGAGAAGCCAGGAGGTAGACCTAGCCAGAAATGAACTG cgTTCAAGGGGGGATAAGTACAACGGTACCATCCTGGAACAGGAATGGGACAGTCTGCAG AAAATGTCCAGCAACCGCATGGTGCAGCTGCGGGAGCTGCAGGGCATCATCCAGGAAATCTCCCGAGCTATCATGTGGGTGAATgggaaggaggaagaggagctggtTTTTGACTGGGGACACAAGAACATTGATCAGTACATCATAAAGAAGCAAGAGAGCTACTCA GGTCTGATGAGGGATctggaggagaaagagaaggagctAAACAAGCTAAAGCTAAAAGCAGACGGCCTCCTGAACAACAACCATCCCGCCTCAGATAAGATTGAA GCTTATATGGATACCCTGCAGACCCAGTGGAGCTGGCTTCTCCAGATTACCAAGTGCATTTCTGTGCATTTGAAGGAGAATGCTGCCTACAGCCAG TTCTTCAAAGATGCCAATGAGACCTACGCAAAGCTGCAAAAGGAGCATGAGAACATTCGAAGCAAGTTTACCTGTGACAAGGGCACTTCTCTGGAGAACCTCAATGAACTCCTGAAGAACCTGGAG agagagagggagcaaatAGTGGAGCAGAAGAGGCAGGTCCAAAGTCTGGTCAACAAATCTAAGTCCATTGTGAGGCTTAGACCTCGCAACCCAGAGGAGAAGAGCAGCAGCCCTGTGATGGTACAGGCCCTATGTGACTTCAAACAAGACCAG AAAGGCATATTCAAAGGGAATGAGGGCATCCTGAAGGATAACTCACAGCGCAGTAAATGGCTTGTGACAGGACCTGGAGGCCTGGATATGATGATCCCCTCTGTGTGTCTCCTGATCCCCCCACCAAACCCGCTCAGCGTCAGCCTTGCCAACAA GAATGAGCAGTATTATGAATCCATCATGGGCATCTGGAACCAGCTTTACATCAACATTAAGAGTCTCATCTCGTGGCAGTATTGTGTCAAAGATATCAACTACATCAACTCCCTCACACTCACCATG CTGTCTAAAATGCCTCCTGAGGAGTACCGCAGAATTATTAAAAGCCTGGAGACTCATTACCAAGAGTTCCTGCTTACCAGCCAAGGCTCTGATCTGTTTGAGGAGAAAGACAAGGTCACCATCAAGGGCTACTTTGATGAAGCCCTGGTCCACTATGATACATTAGTACTTCAGCTGCATTCAGCTAACA atgaagAGGTGAAGCCAGAGGGGAAGCAAGAAGAGAAGTCAGAACCCCCTAAGCCACAACCTCCAACCCCCTGTCTAACGCCCAAGATTACCCTCAACCTCAGACTGCTCACCAGTCTGCAGGAGATCCGGCGCAGGCTGGAGCTGGCAGAGTCTGGTCTCACCAGCCATCTCCACATTCCCCTGGGAGAGAACAGTGTGCATGAGTGCACAGTGCACATCCAGAACCTGCAG GCTGTGCAGCAAGACTTGGACTCCATTCATAATGAGTTAGTTCTCCTAAGAGTAAAGATAAAAAAGCAGCTGGAAGGAATACCTGCAGACTCAGAGCAGGCCAAGTTCCTTCGCAATGAGTGGGATATCATCAACCAAAAACTGGGAGGCCTCATGGGACTGTATTCTGCATACAGTCAAAG GCTGTCAGCTCTTCAGGGCTTACTCCAAAGCCTTCTCCAGGCTGAAGACATCATTAAAGTCAATGAGGCCCGGCTGACAGAGAAGGAGACCTCCTCACTGGACCTAAGAGAGTTGGAGATCCAACGAGGCACTCTAAAG caaataaagaGTGAACTGGAGCAAAAAAGAGACCTGCTGACAGCCATGGAGTCTGATCTTAAAAAAGCCATGCACTGGAACAGTCAAATCTCAGAGCCTTTCCACAAGTGTGATGTGGATTTGTCCAAATACTCTGATCTGGTGGGTCAGCTGTCTGATCGTTGGCACCGCATCCAAACCCAAGTTGATAGCAG AGTGTGGGACTTGGAGAAGCAAGAGAAACAGCTGAAACATTATCAGCAGGGCAGCACTTCCCTAGACCAGTGGATAGACAATGCCAGGAAGCGCCAGGACGACATGCAGATGGTTAAATTCAACGATGTCCAGACTCTAATGGATCACCTCAACCAACAGAAG GCACTTCACACAgaaatcaaaggaaaaaaggagaaagtaGAGGATGTGCAGAAAAATGCAGATACCTGTGCTGCCTCCATAAAG gactatGAGCTACAGCTGGCCTCCTACAGTTCAGGCCTGGAAACTCTGCTTAATATTCCTATCAAGAGCACAATGCTTCAGTCCCCGGCATCAGTAGTTAGACAAGAG gCAGCGGACCTTCAGTCCAACTACATCGAGCTTCTTACCCGCTCTAGTGACTACTACAAGTTTCTTGGGGAGCTGCTAAAGAACATGGAGGATTTAAAG ATTAGGAACACTAAGATTGAGATGCTGGAAGAGGAACTGAGGCGTTTGAAGGAAGACATCCGTGATCGAAATCAGAAAACCAAGGCACTGGAGGATGCTTTATCCCGCTATAAGCTGGAGCTCACTCAATCAAAAGACCAGCTCATTTCTTtggaggaagagaagagaaCCATTGTGATACAACTTAATACCGCCAGGGATAGCCTGAACAGCACAAACAGCCAGCTTCCAGATTTAAATGATCAGTTAATGCGCATTAAATACCAGCTGGATGAGGAGAAACGAAGTAGAAGGTTGGCAGAGGAACGCTACACAAGTCAGCAAGAAGAGTATGAGGCAGCAGTGCGTCGTAGACAGAAAGAACAGGAAGAGCTCAACTGGGCAAAGATTGACTTGGAGAAAGCCGTGAAGGACAAGGAACGTGAACTAGAGAGGCTGAAGATACTGCTGGAGGAGGAAGCAACACGTCGACGAACCGCTGAATCAGAAATCTCACAG ACATCCATTGTAGCGCATAAGTCCCAAAGCCAGTACAGTGAACTGCTGATGGAAAAGAACAGCTTGGTAACCAAGCTTAAAGGACTTGAGCAAGACAGGCCCCGTATGCAGCGCCTCGAAGAGGAGCTCAACCGCATCAAGATAACATTGGAAACTGAAGTCCACAACAAACAGCGGCTTCAGGAGGAAAAGAATAACCTCCTCAAGGACTTCAACTACATGAAGAGCCAGTTTGAGATCAGGGACAGCCAGATTAAGCAGTGGGAGTCAGACAGAGACAAGTTTGATCGAGAGAGGCTCTCCCTGAAGAATGAGATCGAGAGACTTACAAGGGAGCTTAAAAGCATCGAGGAGAGGTACAAGAGTCGACTGTTCAGCTctgaaaaagaagcaaaagacCTGGCTCTTAGGAGAGATGCATTGGAGAGAGAGATTCTGAGGCTGCAGCAGAGACCAAGCACCATCAGCAGGCAGACCCAGACAGATGAGAAGATCCCAACAATCGATCCGTCCAAGCTGATCTTTGATGGAGTGCGCCGCAAAGTCACTGCCCACCAGCTTTGTGACTGTGGCATAATCAGTAAAACCACTTTAGACCAGCTCCTGAAGGGACACAAGACTGTAGATGAGGTAGCCGTGGACATCCAGCAGAGTCTGAAGGGTACTGGTGTCATTGCCGGCATGATAACTGGCTCTCAAGGAAAAATGCCATTCACTGAAGCCAAACACAAGAACCTCCTTAGTCCAGAGAGCGCCCTTATGCTCTTGGAAGCTCAAGCAGCGACAGGTTACATCATTGACCCTGCATTTAATGAGAAGATGCAAGTGGATACTGCCTGTTCAAGAGGAATTGTTGACACAGAAGATAGAGACATCTTAGTGAAAGCTGAAGCAGCTAGCACAGGCTTTAAAGATCCCTACACTGGCAAAGTGTTATCTGTGGGTCAGGCTTGTAAACAGGGCCATGTAGATAAAGATACAGCTGTCCGCTTGCTTCAGGCTCAAGAATCTGTTGGAGGCATAATCGACCCTGTTTTGAGCGTCTACCTTCCGAAAGATCTGGCCTTAGATCGGAATCTTATTGATGAGGATCTCTACAGAGCTTTAAACAAAAAGCCCACCTGCTACCTGGATCCAGCAACCAGTCAGAAGACAAACTATAATGACCTGAGGAATAAGTGTTCAGTGGACCCTGTTTCTGGTTTACTTCTACTTCGTGGTCCAGAAAAGCCCATGACAGTGCAGGGTCTTCGTGATGTAGTCCCCATCACAGAGCTCATCGATGCTGGACTGCTAGATGAAACTGATGCAGCAAAGCTCAATAGGGGTGAATTAACCTGCAGAGACATCGAAGACAAGCTCAGGTCCTATCTTTATGGCTCCACCTGCATTGCAGGGATCTACGATGAGGCCAAAGACCGGATAATGCCTTTTTATCAGGCTATGAAGGATGGCCTGCTCATGAGAGGAACCACCCTGGAGCTCCTTGAGGCTCAAGCTGCTTCTGGTTTCATTGTTGATCCAGTTAACAATGTCTTCTTGACAGTAGAGGAGGCCTCAAAGAGGGGGCTGATCGGAAAAGAGTTTAAGAACAAGCTGCTGTCTGCAGAGAAGGCGGTAACTGGATACACAGACCCACACACAGGAAAGAAAATCTCCCTCTTCCAGGCTATTGAGAAAGATCTTATTGAAAAAGGTCATGGAATCCGTCTTCTTGAGGCCCAGATAGCCAGTGGTGGGATTATTGACCCTAAAGAGAGCCATCGTATTGATGTCGCAGTTGCCTATAAAAGAGGATATTTTGATGAGGAGATGAATGAGATCCTGACTTATGAAGGAGATGACACCAAAGGTTTCTTTGACCCTAACACTAAAGAGAACCTGACCTATCTTCAGCTGAAGGACAGGTGCATCACTGATAGCAAAACAAACCTAATACTCCTGCCTCTCAGAGACAAGAAGAAAGCCAAGAAATCAGAGGAAAGCCGTACCAATGTTCTTCGTAAAAGGCGAGTTGTGATCGTTGATCCAGACACTGGGCTGGAGATGTCAGTGAGGGAGGCCTATCATCGGGAGCTTATTGACTATGACACATTCCTTGACTTGTCAGAGCAGGAATGTGAGTGGGAGGAAATAACCATCACAGGGTCTGATGGCTGTGCACGCTTGGTTATAGTGGACAGGAAAACAGGAACCCAGTATGACATCCAGGACTGCCTGGACCGCAAGATCATTGACCAGAAGTCATTTGATAAGTATCGTGCTGGAACACTAACCTTGACCCAGTTTGCTGATGAAATAACAAGCAGAACCAGTGCCATAGAGATGGCCATTTCAGCCAGCAATGTTGACGACATAGTCACCTGCAGCAGTCCCATCCAGGCTGCACCATCTTCTCCAACCGTCCGTAAACGCTTCAACAGTATTTCTATCACTGTATCTCCCCCTGAGATGTTTGACGACCAGAGCCCAGTGGCAGCTATATTCGACACAGAGACCTTGGAGAAAATTACAATACCTGAAGCACTTCGAAGAGGCATAGTCGACACTCTTACAGCACAGAGGCTTCTAGAGGCCCAGGTATGCACAGGTGGCATTATCAATCCTGCCACTGGTGAGAGACTATCTCTCCAAGATGCAGTGCATCAAAGCATCATTGATGAAAGCATGGCCAGTAAACTTAAACCTGCCCTGAAAGCCTATGTTGGCTTTGAGGATGTGAAAGTTAAAAGGAAGATGTCTGCAGCAGAAGCAGTGAAAGAGACATGGCTGCCTTATGATGCTGGCCAAAGATTTTTAGAGTTTCAGTACCTGACAGGAGGCTTGATAGATCCAACTACTGGAAGCCGCATCACTATTGAAGAGGCTATCAGCAAAGGTTGGCTGGATGGTAGAGGAGCCCAGAAGCTTCAAGATACAAGGAACCATCAGAAGAATTTGACCTGCCCTAAGACCAAACTGAAGATCTCCTACAAAGAAGCCATGGACAGCTGCATGGTGGAGGAAAGTAATGGGATGAAGATGCTGCAAGCCTCGTCCATTTCCTCAAAGGGAATCAGCAGCCCTTACAATGTTTCTAACCCAGGATCCCGCTCTGGGTCCAGGGCTGGCTCCCGAACCGGCTCCAGGAGTGGATCTCGTAGAGGCAGTGTGGATTACTCTTCTTCTTACAGCATGAGCTTCTCCACCACCAGTACATCCCATAGCAGCAGCTCTCACTTTTAA